In Oscillatoria acuminata PCC 6304, a single window of DNA contains:
- a CDS encoding DUF445 domain-containing protein has protein sequence MDLLSLWPYFLPPIAGGIIGYFTNDLAIKMLFRPYRAYSFKGRRVPFTPGLIPRNQERLAERIADTIMGSLLTPTELQKLAKRLLETERIQAAILWLLELALTQLKSDTEQKTAKILSGILRDLLGESFPRMIRVLARQEDFLEPQINQIFDLVLLEFQLTENQAQQLSDWLLTAVLSPEVIRQTLVDFLTDRNITAIDEGFREKSSGTYWVVANLLGLRNTLTRLRTFCLDEKEDANARIAELIKTLGVRARLQEWLHNVSLQNLPVSTVRQLRKTLKESIRTYVQTRGGDLIQGLTHSVNWESVANLILKRLQASSVVNASLGLVSKELALILERYLERDLEVLVAKAIPIMNIDRVIVERVRNTSAEELESAIQGIVKSELQAIVNLGGILGVAIGLLQTVILVLR, from the coding sequence ATGGATCTCTTGTCTCTTTGGCCTTACTTTTTACCCCCGATCGCCGGGGGAATTATTGGTTATTTCACCAACGATTTAGCCATCAAAATGCTATTCCGTCCCTACCGTGCCTATTCTTTCAAGGGACGGCGCGTTCCGTTTACCCCGGGTTTGATTCCCCGCAACCAGGAACGATTAGCCGAACGGATTGCCGATACAATTATGGGGTCCCTGCTAACGCCAACGGAGTTGCAAAAGTTGGCGAAACGACTGCTGGAAACCGAACGAATCCAGGCAGCAATTCTCTGGTTACTGGAATTGGCACTCACCCAACTCAAATCCGATACGGAGCAGAAAACCGCTAAAATCCTCTCGGGTATCCTGCGGGATTTGTTGGGAGAATCCTTCCCCCGGATGATTCGAGTTCTAGCGAGACAGGAAGATTTCCTAGAACCCCAGATTAACCAAATTTTCGACCTGGTGCTGCTGGAGTTTCAATTAACTGAAAATCAAGCCCAACAACTGTCAGACTGGTTACTCACAGCAGTTCTGTCTCCGGAAGTGATTCGGCAAACCTTGGTTGATTTTCTGACCGATCGCAATATTACCGCCATTGATGAAGGGTTTCGCGAAAAAAGTAGCGGAACCTACTGGGTGGTTGCCAATTTACTGGGGTTGCGCAATACCCTCACCCGTCTGCGGACCTTTTGCCTAGATGAGAAAGAAGATGCCAATGCTCGAATTGCGGAATTAATCAAAACCTTGGGCGTCCGAGCTCGGTTGCAGGAATGGTTGCATAATGTTTCCCTGCAAAATTTACCAGTCTCTACGGTTCGCCAACTCAGAAAAACCCTCAAAGAAAGTATCCGGACCTATGTTCAAACGCGCGGGGGGGATTTAATTCAGGGGTTGACTCATTCGGTCAACTGGGAAAGTGTGGCAAACTTAATTCTTAAGCGTCTCCAAGCCTCTTCCGTGGTGAATGCCTCGTTAGGATTAGTCAGCAAAGAATTAGCGTTAATTTTAGAGCGGTATTTGGAACGAGATTTAGAAGTCCTGGTTGCCAAAGCGATTCCGATTATGAATATCGATCGCGTGATTGTGGAACGGGTGCGGAATACCTCAGCAGAAGAACTGGAAAGCGCGATTCAAGGCATTGTCAAAAGTGAATTGCAGGCGATCGTCAATTTAGGTGGCATCCTCGGGGTGGCGATCGGGTTATTGCAAACGGTGATTTTGGTCTTGCGTTAA
- the ubiE gene encoding bifunctional demethylmenaquinone methyltransferase/2-methoxy-6-polyprenyl-1,4-benzoquinol methylase UbiE: MTPPAVETTPDASRIQTLFNRIAPVYDRLNDWLSLGQHRIWKLMTVKWSQASSGDTCLDLCCGSGDLAQLLGERVGNTGQVFGVDFSCAQLEIARQRGETHYPPLTLHWIEADALHLPFADNFFDAATMGYGLRNVTDIPRSLRELHRVLKPGATAAILDFHRPNNPTLNAVQQWILQTIVVPVATANGLQDEYAYILPSLEKFPQGPEQIRLAHQAGFAQATHYPIAGGIMGVLVVTKRLS; encoded by the coding sequence ATGACCCCTCCTGCTGTTGAAACAACCCCAGATGCCAGTCGCATTCAAACCCTCTTTAACCGCATAGCCCCCGTTTACGATCGCCTCAACGATTGGTTAAGTCTAGGACAACACCGGATCTGGAAATTGATGACCGTCAAATGGAGTCAAGCCTCATCCGGTGATACCTGCTTAGATCTCTGCTGTGGCAGTGGGGACCTCGCCCAATTGCTGGGGGAACGAGTCGGCAACACCGGACAGGTATTCGGCGTGGATTTCTCCTGTGCTCAACTGGAAATCGCCCGTCAGCGAGGGGAAACCCATTATCCCCCCCTAACCCTCCACTGGATCGAAGCAGACGCCCTCCATCTCCCCTTTGCCGACAACTTTTTTGATGCCGCAACAATGGGATATGGATTGCGGAACGTCACCGATATCCCACGCAGTCTGCGGGAACTCCATCGCGTCCTTAAACCCGGTGCAACCGCCGCCATTCTGGACTTCCATCGCCCCAACAATCCCACCCTCAACGCTGTTCAGCAGTGGATACTTCAAACCATCGTCGTCCCCGTTGCCACCGCCAATGGACTCCAGGATGAATATGCCTACATCCTCCCCAGTCTAGAAAAATTCCCCCAAGGACCCGAACAAATCCGTCTGGCACACCAAGCCGGATTCGCCCAAGCCACACATTACCCCATTGCAGGTGGCATCATGGGAGTATTAGTCGTCACTAAACGTCTCAGTTGA
- a CDS encoding response regulator gives MDNAIPELDNIKSQLKSRERRKKPKMLVVDDEPDNLDLLYRTFRREFQVLKADSGASALEILSEEGEVAVIISDQRMPEMKGTEFLSKTVPQFPNTVRIILTGFTDIEDLVEAINSGQVYKYITKPWDPNELKTVVQRAAETYELLKQRTEELRRAQAQTNLLMTIVGVAREAKSLEACLPPLAQAFGENFSPDYCILQLVEKNALAEAQSSYSKDGTVENWLQDDPLIAEAIATANIQIAVDIAKDPTLAQVPHYQSSGIQAHLAIPIHYRNEQIAILSLQWKEPSILREDELELLHLSAQQVALALTCTRYHP, from the coding sequence ATGGATAACGCAATCCCTGAACTAGATAACATCAAGAGTCAATTGAAAAGTCGAGAGCGCAGAAAAAAACCGAAAATGCTGGTTGTCGATGATGAACCCGATAACCTGGATTTGCTCTATCGCACCTTCCGGCGAGAGTTTCAGGTCCTGAAAGCGGATAGTGGAGCCAGTGCTTTAGAAATCCTCTCTGAAGAAGGGGAAGTGGCGGTGATCATCTCTGATCAGCGGATGCCGGAAATGAAGGGAACCGAGTTTCTTAGTAAAACGGTCCCCCAGTTTCCCAATACCGTGCGGATTATCCTCACCGGGTTCACCGATATTGAAGATCTCGTTGAAGCCATCAACTCCGGACAAGTCTATAAATACATTACTAAACCGTGGGACCCCAATGAACTCAAAACTGTGGTTCAACGGGCGGCAGAAACCTACGAACTCCTCAAACAACGGACGGAGGAACTGCGACGCGCTCAAGCGCAAACCAATTTACTGATGACCATTGTGGGCGTTGCCCGCGAGGCTAAAAGTTTAGAGGCTTGTCTACCCCCCTTAGCTCAAGCATTTGGGGAAAACTTTTCTCCGGATTACTGTATTTTACAGTTGGTGGAAAAAAATGCCTTAGCTGAAGCCCAAAGCTCCTACAGTAAAGATGGCACCGTAGAGAACTGGTTGCAGGATGACCCGTTGATTGCCGAGGCGATCGCCACGGCAAATATTCAGATCGCCGTCGATATTGCCAAAGACCCCACTCTTGCTCAAGTCCCCCACTACCAAAGTTCGGGGATCCAAGCTCATCTTGCCATCCCGATTCATTACCGCAACGAACAAATCGCCATCTTATCCCTGCAATGGAAAGAACCCTCTATCCTGCGCGAGGATGAACTCGAACTGTTGCATCTATCCGCCCAACAGGTGGCCCTGGCCCTAACTTGTACTCGATATCATCCATGA
- a CDS encoding Uma2 family endonuclease: MAVTLNLQPALKLTPEQFAELAQINQELQLELTATGALIIMPPTGGETGNKNFEIYIDLGLWNRQTRLGKAFDSSTGFRLPNGGVRSPDVSWLKLERWQALTPEQRQKFLPLCPDFAIELVSETDEIQTTRSKMQEYLTNGLCLGWLIDPETQTVEIYRQNRPVEVLQSPSTLSGEEVLPDFTLTLQPIW; the protein is encoded by the coding sequence ATGGCAGTCACATTGAATCTACAACCTGCGCTAAAACTGACTCCAGAACAGTTTGCCGAATTAGCGCAAATTAATCAAGAATTACAACTAGAATTAACTGCAACTGGAGCATTAATCATTATGCCACCCACTGGAGGAGAAACGGGAAATAAAAACTTTGAAATTTATATCGATTTAGGACTCTGGAACCGTCAAACCCGCCTGGGTAAAGCCTTTGATTCCTCTACTGGGTTTAGGTTGCCAAATGGTGGAGTGCGATCGCCTGATGTCAGTTGGCTCAAACTAGAACGATGGCAGGCATTAACCCCAGAACAGCGTCAGAAATTTTTACCCTTATGTCCCGATTTCGCGATCGAATTAGTCTCGGAAACTGATGAGATTCAAACCACCCGTTCCAAAATGCAAGAATACCTCACCAACGGATTGTGCTTAGGGTGGTTAATCGACCCCGAAACTCAAACCGTCGAGATTTATCGTCAAAATCGCCCAGTAGAAGTTTTGCAATCTCCTTCAACTCTATCCGGGGAAGAAGTCTTACCGGATTTTACCCTTACTTTGCAACCGATTTGGTAA